The following are encoded together in the Streptomyces sp. NBC_00358 genome:
- a CDS encoding Na+/H+ antiporter encodes MDQLALLFVLLLGAVISVPVGERFGLPSPVLMTLLGMVLAVLDFVPNVDIPPEFILPALLPPLLYAAVRRTSWRQFAANKRPIFLLAVALVFVTTLAVAAVASSIVPGLPLAAAFALGALVAPPDPVAATAVAGQLGLPRRLVSILEGEGLFNDVTAIVLYHVAIAAAVSGSFSPWRAGLDLVLSAVVALVMGVALGWAANRLMTIVGDATLQIGLTLLVPYAAYVLAEELHGSGVLAVLTTALFLAEYATDADDVMTRLAGSTVWDVVDTLVTGVAFGLIGLELHNAIRTAAGRWGELLGWAATIVVVVVLVRLAWLLPATWLTKRLHAKRDYDEEIPTSWRETVVMWWAGMRGVASVALALAIPLRMDDGAPFPDRDEIVFIAFGVIMATLVIQGLTLPWLVRKLGVRADEDVEKAFEKELAVRAAKAAKRRLREIEEVEELPEEVSEQLLRRAFEIGVRISPDMGDEERRDAHLQRVRRMKRMRRIQGEMMSAARHEVLSARSEPGADPEIVDRVLRHLDVRSLR; translated from the coding sequence GTGGATCAGCTGGCCCTGCTGTTCGTGCTGTTGCTCGGGGCCGTGATCAGCGTCCCGGTGGGAGAGCGGTTCGGGCTTCCCTCGCCGGTCCTGATGACCCTGCTCGGCATGGTGCTGGCCGTGCTGGACTTCGTCCCGAACGTGGACATCCCGCCGGAGTTCATCCTGCCCGCGCTGCTGCCGCCGCTGCTGTACGCCGCGGTGCGGCGCACCTCGTGGAGACAGTTCGCCGCGAACAAGCGCCCGATCTTCCTGCTCGCCGTGGCGCTGGTGTTCGTCACCACGCTGGCCGTGGCGGCCGTCGCGAGCTCGATCGTGCCGGGCCTGCCGCTCGCCGCCGCCTTCGCGCTCGGCGCGCTGGTGGCGCCCCCCGACCCGGTCGCGGCGACCGCCGTCGCGGGCCAGCTCGGGCTGCCGCGCCGCCTGGTGTCGATCCTGGAGGGCGAGGGGCTCTTCAACGACGTGACGGCCATCGTGCTGTACCACGTGGCGATCGCCGCCGCGGTCAGCGGGAGCTTCTCGCCGTGGCGGGCCGGACTCGACCTCGTCCTCTCCGCCGTCGTCGCGCTCGTCATGGGAGTCGCCCTCGGGTGGGCGGCGAACAGGCTGATGACGATCGTCGGCGACGCCACCCTCCAGATCGGCCTGACCCTGCTGGTGCCGTACGCCGCGTACGTGCTGGCCGAGGAACTCCACGGGTCAGGGGTGCTCGCCGTGCTCACCACCGCCCTGTTCCTCGCGGAGTACGCCACCGACGCCGACGACGTCATGACCCGGCTCGCCGGGTCGACCGTCTGGGACGTCGTGGACACGCTCGTCACCGGCGTCGCCTTCGGCCTCATCGGGCTCGAACTGCACAACGCGATCCGTACGGCGGCGGGGCGGTGGGGCGAGCTGCTCGGCTGGGCCGCCACGATCGTGGTCGTGGTCGTGCTCGTACGCCTGGCGTGGCTGCTGCCCGCGACCTGGCTCACCAAGCGGCTGCACGCCAAGCGGGACTACGACGAGGAGATCCCGACGTCGTGGCGGGAGACCGTGGTCATGTGGTGGGCCGGGATGCGCGGGGTCGCCTCCGTGGCCCTGGCCCTCGCGATTCCGCTGAGGATGGACGACGGGGCGCCGTTCCCCGACCGGGACGAGATCGTGTTCATCGCGTTCGGGGTGATCATGGCGACCCTGGTGATCCAGGGGCTCACTCTGCCGTGGCTGGTCAGGAAGCTCGGGGTGCGGGCCGACGAGGACGTCGAGAAGGCCTTCGAGAAGGAGCTCGCGGTACGGGCCGCCAAGGCCGCGAAGCGGCGGCTGCGGGAGATCGAGGAGGTGGAGGAGCTGCCGGAGGAGGTCTCCGAGCAACTGCTGCGCCGGGCCTTCGAGATCGGCGTGCGGATCAGCCCCGACATGGGGGACGAGGAGCGGCGCGACGCGCACCTGCAGCGGGTGAGGCGGATGAAGCGGATGCGGCGGATCCAGGGGGAGATGATGAGCGCGGCCCGGCACGAGGTGCTGTCCGCGCGCAGCGAGCCCGGAGCCGACCCGGAGATCGTGGACCGCGTCCTGCGCCACCTCGACGTACGTAGCCTCCGCTGA
- a CDS encoding dienelactone hydrolase family protein, protein MNIMLFHSTYGPRPAVRAAADRLRAAGHEVWTPDLFEGRTFETVEEGMAFCDEIGKDELLKRAVLAAAPYSERGLVYAGFSLGASIGQTLALGDEKARGLLLLHGTSDIAESASVDDLPVQLHVAEPDQFETDDWLSAWYLQMQRTGADVEIHRYAGAGHLYTDPDLPDYDAEAAEATWKVALGFLDSL, encoded by the coding sequence ATGAACATCATGCTCTTTCACTCGACCTACGGTCCCCGGCCGGCGGTGCGCGCGGCGGCGGACCGGCTGCGCGCCGCGGGACACGAGGTGTGGACGCCCGACCTCTTCGAGGGGCGCACGTTCGAGACCGTCGAGGAGGGTATGGCCTTCTGCGACGAGATCGGCAAGGACGAGCTGCTCAAGCGGGCGGTCCTGGCCGCCGCGCCCTACTCCGAGCGCGGCCTGGTCTACGCCGGGTTCTCCCTCGGTGCCTCCATCGGCCAGACCCTGGCGCTCGGCGACGAGAAGGCCCGCGGGCTGCTCCTGCTGCACGGTACGTCGGACATCGCCGAGAGCGCGTCCGTGGACGACCTGCCGGTCCAGCTGCATGTCGCCGAGCCGGACCAGTTCGAGACGGACGACTGGCTGAGCGCCTGGTATCTCCAGATGCAGCGAACCGGCGCCGACGTGGAGATCCACCGTTACGCGGGCGCCGGGCACCTCTACACGGACCCCGATCTGCCCGACTACGACGCCGAGGCGGCCGAGGCCACCTGGAAGGTGGCGCTCGGCTTCCTCGACAGTCTGTGA
- a CDS encoding thioredoxin domain-containing protein, with protein sequence MSKRNSQESKTAARERLRLERERQAKRDKIKRQAIVAGSLVAVLAIAGGIGYAVVQNNKPSQWEAVASDKVVAPANTTGKDGTTVVFGKSTAKKTLKLYEDPRCPVCAQFEQTVGTTVKKDLDDGKFKIQYIGGTFLDGDSDKSGKIQIGSRGEGSKNAMSAMGAALNVSQEAFLEYKSALYSAKYHPDETTDKFKSDDYLIKVANTVDALKNNTAFQKAVKNGTYDAWALAMSETWNTNKDGVTGTPSLVMNGKQLTATGGNVPMTVADFTTAIDAALKA encoded by the coding sequence ATGAGCAAGCGGAACAGCCAGGAGTCGAAGACGGCGGCGCGCGAGCGGCTGCGCCTCGAACGCGAGCGCCAGGCCAAGCGCGACAAGATCAAGCGCCAGGCGATCGTGGCCGGTTCCCTCGTCGCGGTCCTCGCGATAGCGGGCGGGATCGGCTACGCGGTCGTCCAGAACAACAAGCCGTCCCAGTGGGAGGCCGTCGCGAGCGACAAGGTGGTCGCCCCGGCCAACACCACGGGCAAGGACGGCACGACCGTCGTCTTCGGCAAGAGCACCGCGAAGAAGACCCTGAAGCTGTACGAGGACCCGCGCTGCCCGGTCTGCGCCCAGTTCGAGCAGACCGTCGGCACGACCGTCAAGAAGGACCTCGACGACGGCAAGTTCAAGATCCAGTACATCGGCGGCACGTTCCTCGACGGTGACTCCGACAAGAGCGGGAAGATCCAGATCGGTTCCCGCGGCGAGGGCTCGAAGAACGCGATGAGCGCCATGGGTGCCGCGCTGAACGTGAGCCAGGAAGCCTTCCTGGAGTACAAGAGCGCGCTCTACTCGGCGAAGTACCACCCCGACGAGACGACCGACAAGTTCAAGAGCGACGACTACCTGATCAAGGTGGCGAACACGGTCGACGCGCTCAAGAACAACACCGCGTTCCAGAAAGCCGTCAAGAACGGCACGTACGACGCCTGGGCGCTGGCCATGTCCGAGACGTGGAACACCAACAAGGACGGCGTCACCGGCACCCCGAGCCTCGTGATGAACGGCAAGCAGCTCACCGCCACGGGCGGCAACGTGCCCATGACGGTCGCCGACTTCACCACGGCGATCGACGCGGCCCTCAAGGCCTGA
- a CDS encoding GNAT family N-acetyltransferase: MRGSAYAVRVAEDTTDREACFAVRKDVFVGEQGVPEDIEYDAYDPGALHVLAVREDGVPLGTGRLLEGGAAAAKTGGDPAVGSLGRLAVTREARGLGVGAALVRAIEDAGRARGLTAVDLHAQTHALGFYERLGYVAYGPEFPDAGMPHRAMRKAL; encoded by the coding sequence GTGCGGGGCTCCGCGTACGCGGTGCGCGTCGCCGAGGACACCACCGACCGCGAGGCCTGCTTCGCGGTGCGCAAGGACGTCTTCGTCGGTGAGCAGGGCGTGCCCGAGGACATCGAGTACGACGCCTACGACCCCGGTGCGCTGCACGTGCTGGCGGTCCGTGAGGACGGCGTACCGCTCGGCACCGGGCGGCTGCTGGAGGGCGGGGCGGCCGCCGCGAAGACCGGCGGGGATCCGGCCGTCGGCTCGCTCGGGCGGCTCGCCGTGACGCGTGAGGCGCGCGGACTCGGCGTCGGCGCCGCGCTCGTCCGCGCCATCGAGGACGCGGGACGCGCGCGTGGCCTGACCGCCGTGGACCTGCACGCGCAGACCCACGCGCTCGGGTTCTACGAGCGGCTCGGATACGTGGCGTACGGGCCGGAGTTCCCGGACGCCGGAATGCCGCACCGCGCGATGCGCAAGGCCCTGTGA
- a CDS encoding alkaline phosphatase D family protein, with protein MTSRQRSSDFARDLNSRAPRRRTVVKAAAATAVLAAPLAAALPARAAEAPVFLHGVASGDPLPDGILLWTRVTPDSRSIPGSGLGADTEVSWTVATDKAFTTIVAKGSTTATAASDHTVKADIRGLAPATDYWFRFSAGGTDSPAARTRTAPAADAAVPGLRFGVVSCANWEAGYFSAYRHLAARGDLDAWLHLGDYIYEYKSGEYGTRGTVVRPHSPANEILTLADYRTRHGRYKTDPDLQALHHKAPVVAIWDDHEFADNSWSGGAVNHTEGAEGAWTDRQAAAKQAYFEWMPVRPAIAGTTYRRLRFGKLADLALLDLRSFRSQQASTASGSVDDPDRTITGRAQLDWLKSGLKSSDTTWRLVGNSVMISPFAVGSLSADLLKPLAKLLGLPQEGIAVNTDQWDGYTDDRRELLAHLRSNAIRNTVFLTGDIHMAWANDVPVDAGTYPLSPSAATEFVVTSMTSDNLDDIVKVPEGVVSAIASPVIRAANRHVHWVDTDRHGFGVLDVTADRAQMDYYVVSDRTDPNATSSWVRSYRTRSGTQTVERTYDPV; from the coding sequence GTGACCAGTCGACAGAGATCATCCGATTTCGCGCGAGACCTCAACTCCCGCGCCCCGCGCCGCCGTACGGTCGTCAAGGCCGCGGCCGCCACCGCCGTCCTCGCCGCCCCGCTCGCGGCCGCCCTGCCCGCCCGCGCCGCCGAGGCGCCCGTGTTCCTGCACGGGGTCGCGTCCGGCGACCCGCTGCCCGACGGCATCCTGCTCTGGACCCGGGTGACACCCGACTCCCGGTCGATACCGGGCTCCGGACTGGGCGCGGACACCGAGGTGAGCTGGACCGTCGCCACGGACAAGGCGTTCACCACGATCGTCGCCAAGGGCTCCACCACCGCCACGGCCGCCTCCGACCACACCGTCAAGGCCGACATCCGCGGTCTGGCCCCGGCCACCGACTACTGGTTCCGCTTCTCGGCGGGCGGCACCGACTCACCGGCGGCGCGTACCCGCACCGCGCCGGCTGCGGACGCTGCCGTGCCGGGCCTGCGGTTCGGCGTGGTCTCCTGCGCCAACTGGGAGGCCGGCTACTTCTCGGCTTACCGTCACCTCGCGGCCCGGGGCGACCTGGACGCCTGGCTGCATCTCGGCGACTACATCTACGAGTACAAGTCGGGCGAGTACGGGACCCGCGGCACGGTCGTACGGCCGCACTCCCCCGCCAACGAGATCCTCACCCTCGCCGACTACCGCACCCGGCACGGCCGTTACAAGACCGACCCGGACCTTCAGGCCCTGCACCACAAGGCGCCCGTCGTCGCGATCTGGGACGACCACGAGTTCGCGGACAACTCCTGGTCGGGCGGCGCGGTCAACCACACGGAGGGCGCCGAGGGAGCCTGGACGGACCGTCAGGCCGCCGCGAAGCAGGCCTACTTCGAGTGGATGCCGGTCCGCCCGGCCATCGCCGGCACCACCTACCGCAGGCTGCGCTTCGGCAAGCTGGCCGACCTCGCGCTGCTCGACCTGCGCTCGTTCAGGTCGCAGCAGGCGTCCACGGCCAGCGGTTCGGTCGACGACCCGGACCGTACGATCACCGGCCGCGCCCAGCTCGACTGGCTGAAGTCCGGGCTCAAGTCCTCGGACACCACCTGGCGTCTGGTCGGCAACTCGGTGATGATCTCGCCGTTCGCGGTGGGCTCGCTCTCCGCCGACCTGCTCAAGCCGCTGGCCAAGCTGCTCGGTCTCCCGCAGGAGGGCATCGCCGTCAACACCGACCAGTGGGACGGCTACACCGACGACCGCCGCGAACTGCTCGCGCACCTGCGCTCCAACGCCATCCGCAACACGGTCTTCCTGACCGGTGACATCCACATGGCCTGGGCCAACGACGTGCCGGTGGACGCCGGTACGTACCCGCTGTCCCCCTCCGCCGCCACGGAGTTCGTGGTCACCTCGATGACCTCCGACAACCTCGACGACATCGTCAAGGTCCCCGAGGGCGTCGTCTCGGCCATCGCCTCACCGGTCATCCGCGCGGCCAACCGCCATGTCCACTGGGTCGACACCGACCGGCACGGCTTCGGCGTCCTGGACGTCACCGCCGACCGCGCGCAGATGGACTACTACGTGGTCTCCGACCGCACGGACCCGAACGCGACCTCGTCCTGGGTCCGTTCGTACCGCACGCGCAGCGGCACGCAGACGGTGGAGCGGACGTACGACCCCGTGTAG
- a CDS encoding RluA family pseudouridine synthase, translated as MSTVPEIRTLPVPDGLEGERVDAAISRMLGFSRTKAAELAAAGKVSVDGSVVGKSERVHGGAWLEVEMPGAPAPVQIVAEHVEGMEIIHDDDDVLVIVKPVGVAAHPSPGWSGPTVIGGLAAAGYRISTSGAAERQGIVHRLDVGTSGLMTVAKSEYAYTSLKRQFKERTVDKRYHALVQGHPDPTSGTIDAPIGRHPNHDYKWAVTAEGKPSVTHYDLVEAFRAASLLDIKLETGRTHQIRVHMAAHRHPCVGDLTYGADPTLAKRLGITRQWLHAVRLGFEHPGDGRWVEFESDYPEDLQKALDKVREESNA; from the coding sequence GTGAGCACCGTTCCCGAGATCCGCACCCTGCCCGTGCCCGACGGCCTGGAGGGCGAGCGTGTCGACGCCGCCATCTCCCGCATGCTGGGCTTCTCCCGTACCAAGGCCGCAGAGCTCGCCGCGGCGGGGAAGGTCTCGGTCGACGGCTCGGTGGTCGGCAAGTCCGAGCGGGTGCACGGCGGCGCCTGGCTCGAGGTCGAGATGCCCGGGGCCCCCGCGCCCGTACAGATCGTCGCCGAGCACGTCGAGGGCATGGAGATCATCCATGACGACGACGACGTGCTCGTGATCGTCAAGCCCGTCGGCGTGGCCGCGCACCCCAGCCCCGGCTGGTCGGGACCGACCGTCATCGGCGGTCTCGCGGCCGCCGGCTACCGGATCTCGACCTCCGGCGCCGCGGAGCGCCAGGGCATCGTGCACCGCCTCGACGTCGGCACCTCGGGCCTGATGACGGTCGCCAAGTCGGAGTACGCGTACACCTCGCTCAAGCGGCAGTTCAAGGAGCGCACGGTCGACAAGCGCTACCACGCGCTCGTGCAGGGCCACCCGGACCCGACCAGCGGCACCATCGACGCCCCCATCGGACGCCACCCGAACCACGACTACAAGTGGGCGGTCACGGCCGAGGGCAAGCCCTCGGTCACCCACTACGACCTGGTCGAGGCGTTCCGTGCCGCCTCCCTGCTCGACATCAAACTGGAGACCGGGCGCACCCACCAGATCCGCGTCCACATGGCAGCCCACCGCCACCCCTGCGTCGGCGACCTGACCTACGGGGCGGACCCCACCCTCGCCAAGCGGCTCGGCATCACCCGCCAGTGGCTGCACGCGGTGCGGCTCGGCTTCGAGCACCCGGGGGACGGGCGCTGGGTGGAGTTCGAGAGCGACTACCCCGAGGACCTGCAGAAGGCGCTCGACAAGGTCCGCGAGGAGAGCAACGCGTGA
- a CDS encoding DUF2252 domain-containing protein — MSVTQLSAEQRGEQILAVFDTAFGELLAADPAAFRVKFRKMAASAFAFYRGTAALFYHDLDQDRRGGPYLDERTSRVWIHGDLHAENFGTYMDAQGRLIFNVNDFDEAYVGPFTWDLKRFAASVALIGYAKALSDEQITELVRVYAAAYRERIHALATGAKSDEVPPFTLDTAEGPLLDALRDARSLTRFGLLDSMTEIRDFERRFAPGGGSIELDAATRYKVLAAFDGYLETLPESSLTRPDSYRVKDVVGRRGIGIGSAGLPSYNILLEGNSDALENDVVIYIKQAQTPAVSRHVTDSAIRGYFQHEGHRTVISQRALQAHADPWLGWTELDGAGQLVAEVSPYAVDLDWGDIDDPEEIAAVVADLGRSTATMHAAADDESGHSELVPFSTERAIDAAIAADEDGFADLLVDFAHSYGTRARGDHQIFVDLFRNGRIPGL; from the coding sequence ATGTCGGTCACGCAGCTCAGCGCCGAGCAACGCGGCGAGCAGATCCTCGCCGTCTTCGACACCGCCTTCGGCGAGCTCCTGGCCGCCGACCCGGCCGCGTTCCGTGTGAAGTTCCGCAAGATGGCGGCCTCCGCCTTCGCGTTCTACCGCGGCACCGCGGCGCTCTTCTACCACGACCTCGACCAGGACCGGCGGGGCGGCCCGTACCTGGACGAGCGCACCTCGCGCGTGTGGATCCACGGCGACCTGCACGCCGAGAACTTCGGCACGTACATGGACGCCCAGGGCCGTCTGATCTTCAACGTGAACGACTTCGACGAGGCCTATGTGGGCCCCTTCACCTGGGACCTCAAGCGCTTCGCCGCCTCCGTGGCCCTGATCGGCTACGCGAAGGCGCTCAGCGACGAGCAGATCACCGAGCTGGTGCGGGTGTACGCGGCCGCCTACCGCGAGCGCATCCACGCGCTGGCCACCGGCGCCAAGAGCGACGAGGTGCCGCCCTTCACCCTGGACACCGCCGAGGGCCCGCTCCTGGACGCGCTGCGCGACGCGCGCTCGCTGACCCGCTTCGGGCTGCTCGACTCCATGACGGAGATCCGCGACTTCGAGCGCCGCTTCGCGCCGGGCGGCGGCTCCATCGAGCTGGACGCCGCGACCCGCTACAAGGTCCTCGCGGCCTTCGACGGCTATCTGGAGACGCTTCCGGAGTCCTCGCTGACCCGCCCGGACTCGTACCGCGTGAAGGACGTCGTGGGCCGCCGGGGGATCGGCATCGGCTCGGCCGGCCTGCCGTCGTACAACATCCTTCTGGAGGGCAACAGCGACGCCCTGGAGAACGATGTGGTGATCTACATCAAGCAGGCCCAGACCCCGGCCGTGTCCCGGCACGTGACGGACTCCGCGATCCGCGGGTACTTCCAGCACGAGGGTCACCGCACGGTCATCTCGCAGCGCGCCCTGCAGGCGCACGCGGACCCGTGGCTGGGCTGGACCGAGCTGGACGGGGCGGGCCAGCTGGTCGCCGAGGTCTCGCCGTACGCGGTGGACCTGGACTGGGGCGACATCGACGACCCCGAGGAGATCGCCGCGGTCGTCGCGGACCTCGGCCGGTCCACCGCCACGATGCACGCGGCGGCGGACGACGAGAGCGGCCACTCGGAGCTGGTGCCGTTCTCCACGGAGCGGGCCATCGACGCGGCCATCGCGGCCGACGAGGACGGCTTCGCCGACCTCCTGGTGGACTTCGCGCACAGCTACGGCACCCGCGCGCGCGGTGACCACCAGATCTTCGTGGACCTGTTCCGCAACGGACGGATCCCGGGACTGTAG
- a CDS encoding mechanosensitive ion channel family protein — protein MENVLRPVIVVGGSVVLTMLIGWSVDRLLRRADDRHSETSLWGLLRRGRVPFQLVLFAALLRGSYDQAELLVEHRIGIGRTLTLILIGAAAWLVVSIATAVVDTSYNRYANAHRDPARVRRVRTQVALIQRVVTAVVGVVAIAAMLLTFPAMRAAGASLLASAGILGIVAGVAAQSTLANLFAGLQIAFGDMVRLGDTVVVDGEWGSVEEITLTFLTVRTWDERRITMPVSYFTSKPFENWSRGTPQMTGIVFLHLDHSAPVEAMRAKLRDILRECPAWDGRNYGLAVTDSTPNTMQVRALVTAKDADDIWTVRVTVREQLIRWLTEQHPYALPRVNTAEGVLPPGRTWHTGRAEPDGADGAAARANHGRHVHEPPRTGPGRG, from the coding sequence ATGGAGAACGTACTGCGCCCGGTGATCGTCGTCGGTGGCTCGGTCGTGCTCACGATGCTCATCGGGTGGTCCGTGGACCGCCTGTTGCGTCGGGCGGACGACCGGCACAGCGAGACCTCCCTGTGGGGTCTGCTCCGCCGCGGCCGAGTCCCCTTCCAGCTCGTCCTGTTCGCGGCCCTGCTCAGAGGCTCCTACGACCAGGCCGAGCTGCTGGTGGAGCATCGGATCGGCATCGGCCGGACCCTGACCCTGATCCTCATCGGCGCCGCCGCCTGGCTGGTGGTGAGCATCGCCACGGCGGTCGTCGACACCTCGTACAACCGCTACGCGAACGCGCACCGCGATCCGGCGCGGGTCCGCCGGGTCCGTACCCAGGTGGCGCTGATCCAACGGGTGGTCACCGCGGTCGTCGGCGTGGTCGCCATCGCCGCGATGCTGCTCACGTTCCCGGCGATGCGCGCGGCCGGGGCCTCGCTGCTGGCCTCCGCCGGAATCCTCGGCATCGTCGCCGGTGTCGCCGCCCAGTCCACGCTCGCGAACCTCTTCGCCGGGCTGCAGATCGCCTTCGGCGACATGGTGCGGCTGGGCGACACGGTGGTGGTCGACGGCGAGTGGGGTTCGGTCGAGGAGATCACCCTGACGTTCCTGACGGTACGGACGTGGGACGAGCGCCGGATCACCATGCCGGTCTCGTACTTCACGTCCAAGCCGTTCGAGAACTGGTCGCGCGGCACCCCTCAGATGACCGGCATCGTCTTCCTGCATCTCGACCACTCCGCCCCGGTGGAGGCGATGCGCGCGAAGCTGCGCGACATCCTGCGCGAGTGCCCCGCCTGGGACGGCCGCAACTACGGACTCGCCGTCACCGACTCGACGCCCAACACCATGCAGGTGCGGGCCCTGGTCACCGCGAAGGACGCCGACGACATCTGGACGGTACGGGTCACGGTCCGCGAGCAGCTGATCCGCTGGCTGACCGAACAGCACCCCTACGCGCTCCCCCGCGTCAACACCGCCGAGGGGGTGCTGCCTCCGGGGCGGACCTGGCACACGGGGCGCGCGGAGCCGGACGGCGCGGACGGTGCGGCGGCCCGCGCGAACCACGGCCGCCACGTCCACGAACCGCCCCGGACGGGCCCCGGCCGCGGCTGA